In Vespa velutina chromosome 1, iVesVel2.1, whole genome shotgun sequence, the genomic stretch ATTGAAATCGAAAAATGCAATAATACTGTCTCtaattgtatattaaaaatgacgaCTTCGTTGATTCATACGTCggacaataatatcgatcgatttaaatcgAACAAGTATTCGATTTTctgattgaaatttataagaaaaaaaaacaaagcaaaaaaaaaaagaaaacaaaagaaaaaaagaaaaggaggaagaaggagaataataaaaagaaaagaaagaaaaaaagagagataaggagagaaaaagaaatgaaaggaaataactgtgaaagatgaaaaaattaaagagctcccaaacaaaacaaaaaaaaaaaaaaaagacaagagagaaagaagaaataaaaaattaaaataacccAAAAGACGAAAGccgatttcttctttcctagAAAGAAATTCAGTCGAGTTCGGTTATTAATTGAGGACGATCACGCGATATTTCCTCGCGATACGTCGACCCGTCGCGAATTTATCGTTGCGCTCTCGCTGATTTATCTGGGGGAATCCGATTTATCGGAGTGTCCCAGCAGCAGCCACGGTGCGTCCTGCATGTTGAACCTGTGTCtctgtgtatgtacgtacgtacatacgtatgtatgtatccatGTACAgatgaataagagagagagagagagagagagagagagagagagagagagagagagaaataaagaaagaaagaaataaagacagacagagatcGGTAGGATTCAAAAGCTGATTGGTCGATTTTGTCGCGGGACTTTTCGAAAGAACTAAATAGATACTAGTATGTATGTCCTAGATACTATCCattgtgagagaaagagaaagagataggaataAGCTAAATCCTTCGTTCTATTTTATTGTCAGAAGGGATCGAATTCGTTGTCAATTCAATTTTGGACGATTGCTAAATATACActtcttcttatccttttttgtctttcacgtttatcttcttcgttcagaaaaaaaaaagagagagagagagagagagagagagagagagagagagagagagagagagaagtatatCGACGAGCTTGTACGCCGTTATTTGTTACAAAGCAAATTATCGATCCACAGGATGATATTGGACGCgagctctctccctctcttttactctttttctatctttttgcgtataaaaatttataaattaactcatacattttttatgcGCCCGTCGAAACTATTCTCGAATCGATCCAACCACGATTGGTGTTTGGAGAGAATTTTCAACGATAGAGAGAATACGTTGGACTAGTCAGCAAAGTTTTCccatttatagatatatgaatgaatgtaaaaaaaaagagagtgagagagatagatagagatagatagatagatagatagataggtagatagagagaaagaatattatgaGGATAGTTTGttcgataatgataaaaaaaatgaaggatcGGAAATACATTGTTCACAGGTTGCAGATACGATGGTCGTCGTTATGAGGATGGTACTATGGTGAATACTACCGAGCCCTGTTTGCAATGTCGATGTATCGAAGGTGCACTCAGATGTCGACTAAGAGTTTGTCCACGTCTACCAAATTCTCCGCCCCCTGGTTGTCACATTCGGCAACCCGAAGAAAACGTTTGCTGTGCCGAACTGATATGCGGTGGACCACGTTAGTACGATGATCAATTCTTTCGTCCTTCAAATAtctacgttcttttttttcttttctctgtctttctctctacctccctttttttttcttttttctttattttttcttttccaatttctttttttttctttttttatacaagaTCAAAAAAGCgtataaaggataaaaagtaaatagatttttattattatatatcaaaattaatattcagaTCGAAATTGTTATCACGAAGTAATCGATCGAACTTCGTCGTTATTTTGTTGAAagtaaaattgaagaaaaagaaagaacaaaaaaaaagaaaagaaaaaaaaaagaaaaaaaaagaaaatgttctttatcgaaatatatattttttaattaataatcccAATTATCCCAATTATGTGATCGTACAGGTGATATGGGGAATACGTTGCGCAGAGCCAATACCGAAACATCGGAGGAAACATCGTTGGATGAAGGTTCTTAATTAACagataatatttaacgataaacaagagagataattaattaaagagatCGATCAatggattattaattattattctccttttgtttttctttttttttcttttctcacaaACAGGTTGCCTTCACGAAGGTGTTAGATACGGACCGGGCTCGGCTATGAAGGGATCTCGTAGATGCGAATATTGTTATTGCATTTCCGGTGCAAGACGATGCATCCGACCAAAATGTTTATTACCCCTACCGGGATGCATCCCCCTTTACACCCCTCATTCCTGTTGTCCCGTCGCTTACAATTGCACGCGtgagtatttatattttttgtttatcttttaatcACGTAAAAAGATCATCGctgggaaagaaggaaagaaaaatagaaataaagaagataagaataagaaaaaaaaaaaaaaaaaaaagaaaagaaaaaaattttaataaacagaaatttcttttcctttttatttacttttttcttttttctctttttttttttttttttttttttttttttttttttttttattgccaCGAAGATTCACGAGCATCAACGTCCGCACCGCCATTTGCCAATGGTAAGtttgagaagagagaaaaaaaagaaagttttctttgatttttttcttttctgtttcttctttttctttttcttttcaaattattcatcGACCGAACTATAATTGTTCAATgaattatatctaataattattatacattcgtttcgttctgtttcgtttcgtttcgtttcgtttcgtttcgttccgtTTCGTTCCGTTGCGTTTCGttccgtttcgtttcgttccgtTTCGAGATAAATTATCCAGATATTCGTTTACgtgataaatacgatataaaatataaatatttatatatttacatttatatttatcacaaTTGCTCGCATTTTATCGAggataacaaaatattaaataacgaaatattaaaattgtatcaATCGATAAAGAATTTTGAAGGAAATATGAAactaatcattaaaaattcttaaaacaattttttgtaaatcttATTCTAACACCGACACAAACGGTATGAGATATTcttagaaagggaaagagtatCGAAGGATAATGGAAAATCGAACATTTTCCAAGGCAAATAGAAAACCTAAAGAGTATTTCGAAGTTCCCACTATTGTTCCTCGATTTCTTCGGAAATGGAAGATCTACGTCGaagttaatgaataatttaacgactgtaagaacaaaagagacacagaaagagagattgaaagagataggaatagaaagagatagatagaaggatagagatagatagagagagagagagagagggagagacagagttaagagaaggaaaatcaaAGTGACGAttgagagaagataaaagggTTGATGGTATTCAACGTAACACCGTACGATTTGAGATGGTCCTGGGCATTCATCGACCACCAACCTTCGACCTTCGACCCTCGACCTTCTAGCTCACTCCATCacatttcaatgattttcctTTCAACGACTCAAAACGAGCACCAATCAGTTTTGCCTCGCGAGTAAACCTTAAAATTGTAAACATTAATCATAGAAACTATTTCTCTGGTCCGTCAACGTTCACGTTCGAGCATACTTTAACGATCTCAAACGAGATCGTTAAAATTCGTTAGATTTCAACCCCTCTGAACCTTCGTCGCTTAGAATCTTCTCTTTGCCATGACGAACGAGACTACGACCGTTAAATTGGTAAATACCGATTCAAAGGAGTTCCTCGTTAAATTCAAACTCCCTAAACATCAAATACCGTATATTCCAAGTCGTGGATACCAAAGGGTCAGCTAcatctatttataaataacgtTTAAATGTTTCCAAAGAGATTTTATTCGacataataagattaaaaatatcggGATGAAGgatcattgaattatttttatattaaaattgtatcgCAAAACTTTAACAGCGAATATTCATAtggaagaatagaaaaggaaaaggaaaaagggataaagagaaagaaagaaaaagaagaacatgataacagaaaagaaaaaaatataatacattattaccTAAGTAtctgtaaatataaatctatcgtataatattttaggaTGTCGTGTAGGAGATCGTGATTATGGGGAAGGTGAAATGGTACGTGAAATCGATTGGAAGACGCCCTGTGATAATTGTTTTTGTGCTATGGGCACCGTAAGATGTGTACCATTAGCCTGTGCACCACCATTACAAGGTTGCAGCCCGATTGTCCGTAACGGACAGTGTTGTCCTTCTACCTACAACTGCAGTGAGTTTTATGGACGTATATTGTCAGGGTTGTAACTCCCCCTATTCGCCCCTCTATCCACCTGATCACGCCATCCATCTAACAAACTCCAGCCATGATTGTGTATTCGAACAATAACGTggtttcgttaattaatttcatttcattaactTGTAACTTTCTGTACGAATCaatttaacaaagaaatttatttaaatcgatcgattgttataaattattctctctctctctctctctctttttcgatctctctcaatctctttctcgtttgatccatttcaattttatttttttttcgctcgtacttttatatatatatatatatatgtatgaacgtaagtgttttatatttttaagttcGAGAAAGTATGTATTTAAAGATCGTTCCCACGGTTTCAAGataattgagaaagaaaaaaagtacaaaaaaaaaaaaaaaaaaaaagaaaaaaaaaaagaaagaaaaagagtgagaaaataaaaagaccgTAGTTTTATGTtaagtttaaaatatattaaggaAATAAGAGAATGAATGCGCAATCTAGGCCGGACGTCTTTTGAAAAGAATCATTGACCCTTACACAACCCTGATTACCATTTATGTCTTTTACTCCGAAATGATATAAGAAATTGACGGATTAAACGTTCAAGGCGGTAGCATCGAGGTTAAGGCCACCCAGAATTACGCTTCTTATGCCTTCATCAGCAAGGACTATGCCAAGTTTCGCAAGGAGACCAATTTCTTCGTACGTTCCATTAATCAGCTTatcttttgtcctttttttttttggtttcgtattattattattattattattattattattattattattattattattattgttgttattattactgttattattagtactgttattattattattgttattactactactattattattattattattcctattattattattattattattattattattattactattattatattttttttcgttcctcttttgtgtcgataaaaaaggatcaaaaaggatcaaattgatagaaaaggatcttttttattctctctctctctctctctctctctctctctctctctctctttctctctttctgtttgtttCGAGTTACTTTCGAGTCTCGTCGTGtaattaacgaaaaatatcgTGCAGAAAATACTCGAAAATCCAGCTTTTGTCTGTGACATAAGACAATAAGCCACGAACGATCGATTGTCCAGCCTGTGATCGACCGTACGACGATTCCATCCGTCGAAGGACGAGGTCATCGAATAGTGGACGAAAGGATCGATGGTAGGACGATCATTGTCGATGGTGAATCCTCTGTTACCGATGACTCGACATCCTGGCCTTCGACCTTCCCGACCGAAATAATGGACAACGAGATCCTGATCGAGACGGTGCCTTACACGAAATCGATCTTCGAACCAAGTGTATCAACCACTTCGAACGACGAggtattcgatatatatatatatatatttataatttgtttattaagtttatataatatatttaaataataacatttaataaaacatatagattttcattgagacgaaatattaatttatcaaaaaaatgattataagtTATTAAAcgtttacattaatattattattataaatttcaaataaaataaatctggATTAGTTgattaatcaaattataaatcaatataataaattcgttaataaatgaaaccccccttttttttttttttacagataacCACGAATACGGTACGAACGATACCGGATTCGATTTCGTTGAATAGAGATCTTAATGGAACCACCGAGTTTTCAAAGATCTATTCTACCAGCGCTATTACGGAAACCTCGTTCGTTATAGCCAACGATTTACAATCAACCGAagagatgacgacgacgacgacgtcgtcgtcgtcgatgtTAGAATCTACGACGTTACCTATCGACAACTTTTCGTCGAACGTCTCGAAAAATTACGATTTAAACTCGACGAGAAACGAGGATAAAGTCGATCGAAgggacgagagagaaagtagtACTACCGAGATTAACGATGAACTTTCGACTAAATTGGAGATTACGACGATTttggaaaatgaagaaattgtACGTATTGATTATggttttcattaattttatttctttattaggCTTAAGAAAACCCGAAcacattttcaatatatttttaaataaaattaaaaatgagaaagaggttctattttttttttctttttttttttttttattataacactAAAATCCGTGTAGCAAATGATTAAcctgatattatatttctcgtCCTTTCCCATTCTCCTTCTGCTttccccccaccccacccctaCTTCTCATCGTCTAAATACACGCCATTTTGATTGAACGTGCAAACGTTTCCATTTCAGACGACaggaaatatcgataaaggACCCGTCAGCGGTTCATCGTCGACTATACTCATGCCGGATGACATCCTCGCGGTGAACGTGACAGTGAAGACGAATGTCTCGGTAGGGCATATACAGGGTGTCACGATAAATCCAATTAGATCCATTCCGCCGGATGTCGAGGCTATTCTGAACATCACTCATCGCGAGAAGGGCGAGGACTATAGCGAATACGATTACAGTGCACCGACTTTACCTCCGTCATTACCGAACGTCAGGTATGGGCCAcgtgtttttctattttttttcctctttttttatttttttattcttttttttttacatccatTAATaaccatcttcttcttcttcttcttcttcttcttcttcattcgttTTGTTGATACATTTGGGATCGGTGCAAAGggtgatttttaaaaaagtcaATCATTCCTTTCCTTGGTCaggatatttgatattttcatgGTAACGAATTCGTAAGACCATCTACAAACTTTTGTCCCACCCCGTAGAATGTCAATTGTATTTTCAAAACGTATAACATTTTGTGATCTTAAATGGACTTGCTAAAAggattttacttttaatacttCTATTGTGTttactataataacattattttgttcgaaattcaatctcacacacatacacacacacacacacacacacatatatatatatatttgtatgataATGGCGgggatgattttttttccttttctttttcattctttaggtgagaaaaaaaatttttaacgaaaatctCGAGAGGAAGGCGCAGTAATGGCGTAAAATTCTTGTTAGAGGGATTaaccattttcttttgtagGATAATTCCGTTCGTCGCTGCTGACGCCTTGGTGAAGGACAAAGACGTTCCATCGGCCGTCACAGGATATCCTTCCGGTTCGGTAGTCGTGCCTCCTGAATTGCGGCCAACCGACACGTCTGGCTTTTACGATATTGCCACTCAGGAGAACGGGTTCAGTCCTCCTATCGAGACCGAAGGTACGCACGTCAGACTGTTATATGAcataattaaagtaaattgCCCCTGGTGATATCGCCCATCGACCTCCGAAaagatttaaatgtatttaaattctCTCAATATAATGTCATAATCGACAAAAggatcaacatttttttttcggacTATCTATTTCATCGCTACCACGTGAAAcgtgtaattttaattaattgaatatctacaaaattaattgaattaacgataaaagctaattatgatttaataattgttataattatggAATCCTCTCTACCCTCTCCCTGTTTCCATCTCGGGTTCCTTTCTCTGAGAGTGATCGGGTCCTCTGATCACCCCTGAAAGTAGATAAAACTCCATAACTTTGTCGATAATTTTGAGTGCCTGATTGATAGGCAATAATGTCTACGCGTATACGCGTCTAATGAAATGTAGTCTATGTACAGGGgccgaaaaaaaggaaaaagaaaaaagtttcttgctattatatattgatgatattacgaaataatattattataat encodes the following:
- the LOC124949770 gene encoding uncharacterized protein LOC124949770 isoform X4, encoding MTLKLITGINLVLIAFILPQHVYSNKQSKFRQLKPGCRYDGRRYEDGTMVNTTEPCLQCRCIEGALRCRLRVCPRLPNSPPPGCHIRQPEENVCCAELICGGPRDMGNTLRRANTETSEETSLDEGCLHEGVRYGPGSAMKGSRRCEYCYCISGARRCIRPKCLLPLPGCIPLYTPHSCCPVAYNCTHSRASTSAPPFANGCRVGDRDYGEGEMVREIDWKTPCDNCFCAMGTVRCVPLACAPPLQGCSPIVRNGQCCPSTYNCSGSIEVKATQNYASYAFISKDYAKFRKETNFFPVIDRTTIPSVEGRGHRIVDERIDGRTIIVDGESSVTDDSTSWPSTFPTEIMDNEILIETVPYTKSIFEPSVSTTSNDEITTNTVRTIPDSISLNRDLNGTTEFSKIYSTSAITETSFVIANDLQSTEEMTTTTTSSSSMLESTTLPIDNFSSNVSKNYDLNSTRNEDKVDRRDERESSTTEINDELSTKLEITTILENEEITTGNIDKGPVSGSSSTILMPDDILAVNVTVKTNVSVGHIQGVTINPIRSIPPDVEAILNITHREKGEDYSEYDYSAPTLPPSLPNVRIIPFVAADALVKDKDVPSAVTGYPSGSVVVPPELRPTDTSGFYDIATQENGFSPPIETEGGFVPREPPYFDSSYHSTDLNLEIGTGVTVVPAQITGPHRKNGVNAEESPTVVLDRVDSTAPSQRQPIVSPDPFRDVIKTEPAPDLPSLMEDMIPYLVEHGITTPRPTTTPMTTDTILRNQGGSSQHIHKHTSNFDYMDKLPLIHSPYDYVQEIDISLQPPKNLQNFNDTPQNKYPSSLIYKIIDPNVSNVYKHDQSSGLPNIITHTDNNTFFNISDILKGNTNQWNNSITEIQKSNGNKNGTTMIVESTIRTPTSTTKILESEKDNIFSLDNVLELLFTSDDFSYNEQFNETTKAPVINSTSDSANATTITTTINGTTIITNSITASTSTTVISPTKKMSSTQTEGFSLKDQEIRNQDVGFSFTKTSSPTTLSSTKFVDITTTKYGNTDEVSSKILDNEIPVSVSGLLKLAGCNIYGRMYRVGRIITELSSPCLECRCTEIGVQCKQLEC
- the LOC124949770 gene encoding uncharacterized protein LOC124949770 isoform X1, translating into MTLKLITGINLVLIAFILPQHVYSNKQSKFRQLKPGCRYDGRRYEDGTMVNTTEPCLQCRCIEGALRCRLRVCPRLPNSPPPGCHIRQPEENVCCAELICGGPRDMGNTLRRANTETSEETSLDEGCLHEGVRYGPGSAMKGSRRCEYCYCISGARRCIRPKCLLPLPGCIPLYTPHSCCPVAYNCTHSRASTSAPPFANGCRVGDRDYGEGEMVREIDWKTPCDNCFCAMGTVRCVPLACAPPLQGCSPIVRNGQCCPSTYNCSGSIEVKATQNYASYAFISKDYAKFRKETNFFPVIDRTTIPSVEGRGHRIVDERIDGRTIIVDGESSVTDDSTSWPSTFPTEIMDNEILIETVPYTKSIFEPSVSTTSNDEITTNTVRTIPDSISLNRDLNGTTEFSKIYSTSAITETSFVIANDLQSTEEMTTTTTSSSSMLESTTLPIDNFSSNVSKNYDLNSTRNEDKVDRRDERESSTTEINDELSTKLEITTILENEEITTGNIDKGPVSGSSSTILMPDDILAVNVTVKTNVSVGHIQGVTINPIRSIPPDVEAILNITHREKGEDYSEYDYSAPTLPPSLPNVRIIPFVAADALVKDKDVPSAVTGYPSGSVVVPPELRPTDTSGFYDIATQENGFSPPIETEGGFVPREPPYFDSSYHSTDLNLEIGTGVTVVPAQITGPHRKNGDLASNCLFESHEYRHGEILPSTGICIICMCYYGNVVCSGEKCPPLKIGCQRLNTAEGCCGKITCVNAEESPTVVLDRVDSTAPSQRQPIVSPDPFRDVIKTEPAPDLPSLMEDMIPYLVEHGITTPRPTTTPMTTDTILRNQGGSSQHIHKHTSNFDYMDKLPLIHSPYDYVQEIDISLQPPKNLQNFNDTPQNKYPSSLIYKIIDPNVSNVYKHDQSSGLPNIITHTDNNTFFNISDILKGNTNQWNNSITEIQKSNGNKNGTTMIVESTIRTPTSTTKILESEKDNIFSLDNVLELLFTSDDFSYNEQFNETTKAPVINSTSDSANATTITTTINGTTIITNSITASTSTTVISPTKKMSSTQTEGFSLKDQEIRNQDVGFSFTKTSSPTTLSSTKFVDITTTKYGNTDEVSSKILDNEIPVSVSGLLKLAGCNIYGRMYRVGRIITELSSPCLECRCTEIGVQCKQLEC
- the LOC124949770 gene encoding uncharacterized protein LOC124949770 isoform X3, translated to MVNTTEPCLQCRCIEGALRCRLRVCPRLPNSPPPGCHIRQPEENVCCAELICGGPRDMGNTLRRANTETSEETSLDEGCLHEGVRYGPGSAMKGSRRCEYCYCISGARRCIRPKCLLPLPGCIPLYTPHSCCPVAYNCTHSRASTSAPPFANGCRVGDRDYGEGEMVREIDWKTPCDNCFCAMGTVRCVPLACAPPLQGCSPIVRNGQCCPSTYNCSGSIEVKATQNYASYAFISKDYAKFRKETNFFPVIDRTTIPSVEGRGHRIVDERIDGRTIIVDGESSVTDDSTSWPSTFPTEIMDNEILIETVPYTKSIFEPSVSTTSNDEITTNTVRTIPDSISLNRDLNGTTEFSKIYSTSAITETSFVIANDLQSTEEMTTTTTSSSSMLESTTLPIDNFSSNVSKNYDLNSTRNEDKVDRRDERESSTTEINDELSTKLEITTILENEEITTGNIDKGPVSGSSSTILMPDDILAVNVTVKTNVSVGHIQGVTINPIRSIPPDVEAILNITHREKGEDYSEYDYSAPTLPPSLPNVRIIPFVAADALVKDKDVPSAVTGYPSGSVVVPPELRPTDTSGFYDIATQENGFSPPIETEGGFVPREPPYFDSSYHSTDLNLEIGTGVTVVPAQITGPHRKNGDLASNCLFESHEYRHGEILPSTGICIICMCYYGNVVCSGEKCPPLKIGCQRLNTAEGCCGKITCVNAEESPTVVLDRVDSTAPSQRQPIVSPDPFRDVIKTEPAPDLPSLMEDMIPYLVEHGITTPRPTTTPMTTDTILRNQGGSSQHIHKHTSNFDYMDKLPLIHSPYDYVQEIDISLQPPKNLQNFNDTPQNKYPSSLIYKIIDPNVSNVYKHDQSSGLPNIITHTDNNTFFNISDILKGNTNQWNNSITEIQKSNGNKNGTTMIVESTIRTPTSTTKILESEKDNIFSLDNVLELLFTSDDFSYNEQFNETTKAPVINSTSDSANATTITTTINGTTIITNSITASTSTTVISPTKKMSSTQTEGFSLKDQEIRNQDVGFSFTKTSSPTTLSSTKFVDITTTKYGNTDEVSSKILDNEIPVSVSGLLKLAGCNIYGRMYRVGRIITELSSPCLECRCTEIGVQCKQLEC
- the LOC124949770 gene encoding uncharacterized protein LOC124949770 isoform X5 — translated: MGNTLRRANTETSEETSLDEGCLHEGVRYGPGSAMKGSRRCEYCYCISGARRCIRPKCLLPLPGCIPLYTPHSCCPVAYNCTHSRASTSAPPFANGCRVGDRDYGEGEMVREIDWKTPCDNCFCAMGTVRCVPLACAPPLQGCSPIVRNGQCCPSTYNCSGSIEVKATQNYASYAFISKDYAKFRKETNFFPVIDRTTIPSVEGRGHRIVDERIDGRTIIVDGESSVTDDSTSWPSTFPTEIMDNEILIETVPYTKSIFEPSVSTTSNDEITTNTVRTIPDSISLNRDLNGTTEFSKIYSTSAITETSFVIANDLQSTEEMTTTTTSSSSMLESTTLPIDNFSSNVSKNYDLNSTRNEDKVDRRDERESSTTEINDELSTKLEITTILENEEITTGNIDKGPVSGSSSTILMPDDILAVNVTVKTNVSVGHIQGVTINPIRSIPPDVEAILNITHREKGEDYSEYDYSAPTLPPSLPNVRIIPFVAADALVKDKDVPSAVTGYPSGSVVVPPELRPTDTSGFYDIATQENGFSPPIETEGGFVPREPPYFDSSYHSTDLNLEIGTGVTVVPAQITGPHRKNGDLASNCLFESHEYRHGEILPSTGICIICMCYYGNVVCSGEKCPPLKIGCQRLNTAEGCCGKITCVNAEESPTVVLDRVDSTAPSQRQPIVSPDPFRDVIKTEPAPDLPSLMEDMIPYLVEHGITTPRPTTTPMTTDTILRNQGGSSQHIHKHTSNFDYMDKLPLIHSPYDYVQEIDISLQPPKNLQNFNDTPQNKYPSSLIYKIIDPNVSNVYKHDQSSGLPNIITHTDNNTFFNISDILKGNTNQWNNSITEIQKSNGNKNGTTMIVESTIRTPTSTTKILESEKDNIFSLDNVLELLFTSDDFSYNEQFNETTKAPVINSTSDSANATTITTTINGTTIITNSITASTSTTVISPTKKMSSTQTEGFSLKDQEIRNQDVGFSFTKTSSPTTLSSTKFVDITTTKYGNTDEVSSKILDNEIPVSVSGLLKLAGCNIYGRMYRVGRIITELSSPCLECRCTEIGVQCKQLEC
- the LOC124949770 gene encoding uncharacterized protein LOC124949770 isoform X2 codes for the protein MTLKLITGINLVLIAFILPQHVYSNKQSKFRQLKPGCRYDGRRYEDGTMVNTTEPCLQCRCIEGALRCRLRVCPRLPNSPPPGCHIRQPEENVCCAELICGGPRDMGNTLRRANTETSEETSLDEGCLHEGVRYGPGSAMKGSRRCEYCYCISGARRCIRPKCLLPLPGCIPLYTPHSCCPVAYNCTRCRVGDRDYGEGEMVREIDWKTPCDNCFCAMGTVRCVPLACAPPLQGCSPIVRNGQCCPSTYNCSGSIEVKATQNYASYAFISKDYAKFRKETNFFPVIDRTTIPSVEGRGHRIVDERIDGRTIIVDGESSVTDDSTSWPSTFPTEIMDNEILIETVPYTKSIFEPSVSTTSNDEITTNTVRTIPDSISLNRDLNGTTEFSKIYSTSAITETSFVIANDLQSTEEMTTTTTSSSSMLESTTLPIDNFSSNVSKNYDLNSTRNEDKVDRRDERESSTTEINDELSTKLEITTILENEEITTGNIDKGPVSGSSSTILMPDDILAVNVTVKTNVSVGHIQGVTINPIRSIPPDVEAILNITHREKGEDYSEYDYSAPTLPPSLPNVRIIPFVAADALVKDKDVPSAVTGYPSGSVVVPPELRPTDTSGFYDIATQENGFSPPIETEGGFVPREPPYFDSSYHSTDLNLEIGTGVTVVPAQITGPHRKNGDLASNCLFESHEYRHGEILPSTGICIICMCYYGNVVCSGEKCPPLKIGCQRLNTAEGCCGKITCVNAEESPTVVLDRVDSTAPSQRQPIVSPDPFRDVIKTEPAPDLPSLMEDMIPYLVEHGITTPRPTTTPMTTDTILRNQGGSSQHIHKHTSNFDYMDKLPLIHSPYDYVQEIDISLQPPKNLQNFNDTPQNKYPSSLIYKIIDPNVSNVYKHDQSSGLPNIITHTDNNTFFNISDILKGNTNQWNNSITEIQKSNGNKNGTTMIVESTIRTPTSTTKILESEKDNIFSLDNVLELLFTSDDFSYNEQFNETTKAPVINSTSDSANATTITTTINGTTIITNSITASTSTTVISPTKKMSSTQTEGFSLKDQEIRNQDVGFSFTKTSSPTTLSSTKFVDITTTKYGNTDEVSSKILDNEIPVSVSGLLKLAGCNIYGRMYRVGRIITELSSPCLECRCTEIGVQCKQLEC